The genomic segment TGCTGCTGCCATTTAAAAACTCTTGTTTCCATTTACTGATCGTCATGGCACTTACTCCAAAGCGATGAACCAACTCACTTAGCGTTTCTTGTTCCTTTAAGGCTGAAATAGCAACCTTGGCCTTAAATTCGGCCGTGTAATGTGTTCTTTTCCCCATCTCTAAAATACTCTTTTTTGATTCAAATTAAACCCTTTTTATTCGACTTCACAAGTGGTCCAGGTTTTGGGGAGTATTATACCTATTCGCCTGGTTTTGAATCGCAGGCTGATTTTGCAGGAGACATTCTTTACATTACAGACAAGAAAACATGCATAAAAACAGCCGTGGTTGTATTGTGCTGTATACTTCCCTGCAGCTCGCTGTCGTTTGTTATGGCTTTGGTGAACGCTACCAAGGAACATTTTTATTATGGACTAGATAACCCTGAGAATATGTACCCATTTTTAATTCGCATATTGGTCTTATATGAATTAATTAGATGACTTATGTTGCAATATTAAAATATTCATTATATTTGTGGTGATTTGTTAGCGGATTAATCAATGTTTGCATAATTGAAAAATACCACTTTGAGCACTATATGTTAACCATGAATTAAAGGAAAACCACATCTTCCACCCGGTTTAACTTGCCTCATTTAGTATACAATCAATACAAGCCTTGTTTATTTCTGGCATAAAGAATATGAGATTTTCATTAATTTATTGATCGTGGAGTTAGTAGAAAATATGACTACTATAAACTAATA from the Macellibacteroides fermentans genome contains:
- a CDS encoding transposase, which encodes MGKRTHYTAEFKAKVAISALKEQETLSELVHRFGVSAMTISKWKQEFLNGSSKVFEGARSAEKEDSEEEIQKLHATIGRLTVERDFLADACKRAGLKKK